A genomic region of Candidatus Bathyarchaeota archaeon contains the following coding sequences:
- a CDS encoding phenylalanine--tRNA ligase subunit alpha, with amino-acid sequence MVRLRENEQKTLLALGNLGGKANVNQIIKASGLAHAAVMRATLKLSEEKFVQLHEQVQTIVTLSKEGKLHAKKGLPERQLINSLIKLSGKAKIDKVVEDAKLEDKFVSIALGWLRRKEWATIEQKERTLKALKKPKKGKDEEILALLAENDAIITEELNKEKQEAIATLRKRKLVQTEEKTYRILDLTTKGRKLLKKGVKIIEEVSQLTTELIVTGKWRETKLRKFNVTAHGPPVYPGKVHPLQQIIERARGIFLEMGFTEIRGPLVETAFWNFDALFQPQDHPAREMQDTFYLSVPKAGKLPKKIVVDAVAKTHEDGWITGSSGWGYRWNPEEAKRLVLRTHTTSETIKYLSKHKKPPIKVFSVDRVYRNEQLTYKHTAEFYQIEGIVVDKGVSLRDLMGTLKIFYSSFGLKKVEFWPCYFPYTEPSAQAMVYVPKLKHWMELCGMGMFRPEVLAPMGIKYPVLAWGGGLERIAMLELGLDDIRLLYGNHLGWIRRTPLCR; translated from the coding sequence GTGGTTAGACTTCGCGAAAACGAACAGAAAACGCTCCTCGCTCTCGGCAATCTAGGCGGTAAAGCCAACGTAAATCAAATCATAAAAGCCAGCGGTCTCGCTCACGCTGCTGTCATGCGAGCAACATTAAAACTATCAGAAGAAAAGTTTGTCCAACTTCACGAACAAGTACAAACAATCGTGACCTTAAGCAAAGAAGGAAAACTGCACGCAAAGAAAGGATTGCCAGAACGTCAACTGATTAATTCGCTAATTAAGTTAAGCGGCAAAGCAAAGATTGACAAGGTTGTTGAAGACGCAAAACTAGAAGATAAATTTGTATCCATAGCTCTAGGCTGGCTACGTCGAAAAGAATGGGCAACAATAGAACAAAAAGAACGAACCTTGAAGGCTTTGAAAAAGCCAAAAAAAGGAAAGGACGAAGAGATTCTAGCACTTTTAGCAGAAAATGACGCTATTATAACTGAAGAATTAAATAAAGAAAAACAAGAAGCAATAGCAACTTTACGGAAACGCAAGCTTGTACAGACTGAAGAAAAAACTTATCGAATACTGGATCTAACCACAAAAGGTCGAAAGCTCCTTAAAAAAGGAGTCAAGATCATTGAAGAAGTAAGCCAACTTACCACTGAACTTATCGTGACGGGAAAATGGAGAGAGACAAAACTAAGAAAATTCAATGTGACTGCACATGGTCCACCTGTATATCCAGGCAAGGTTCATCCCTTGCAGCAAATCATCGAACGTGCAAGAGGGATTTTTCTGGAAATGGGGTTCACCGAAATCCGTGGGCCACTAGTTGAAACAGCTTTTTGGAACTTCGATGCGTTATTTCAACCTCAAGATCATCCAGCAAGAGAGATGCAAGACACGTTTTACCTTTCCGTCCCTAAAGCTGGGAAATTACCTAAGAAAATCGTTGTGGACGCTGTTGCGAAAACGCATGAAGATGGTTGGATAACAGGGTCGAGTGGATGGGGATATAGGTGGAACCCAGAAGAGGCTAAGAGGTTAGTGTTACGTACTCATACAACATCTGAAACTATCAAATACCTTTCAAAGCATAAGAAGCCGCCTATTAAGGTCTTTTCAGTTGACCGAGTTTATCGAAACGAACAACTTACATACAAGCACACGGCAGAATTTTACCAAATAGAAGGCATTGTGGTAGACAAAGGAGTATCGTTGCGCGACTTGATGGGTACTTTAAAGATTTTCTATAGCAGTTTTGGATTGAAAAAAGTAGAGTTCTGGCCATGCTATTTTCCCTATACAGAGCCTTCAGCGCAAGCAATGGTTTATGTTCCGAAACTTAAGCATTGGATGGAGCTTTGCGGTATGGGCATGTTTAGACCTGAAGTTTTAGCTCCGATGGGTATAAAATACCCTGTTTTAGCTTGGGGAGGAGGGCTGGAACGTATAGCCATGTTGGAACTCGGGCTTGATGACATACGGCTACTGTATGGCAACCACCTAGGATGGATTAGGAGGACACCGTTATGCCGGTAA
- the pyrH gene encoding UMP kinase: MFIVIRIGGSVIASPTNPKLINQYIKLLKQLRKKSYKIITVVGGGALAREFIKTANQLGLSEEAQDWLAIKVSRLYALLVTLKLNKNGTRNIPTSISEVVKALEKDKIVVMGGLKPGMTTDTVAALIAQKIKAQLLVKATDQDGIYNKDPRKYEDAEKLDTITYHDLTQLFEQNCHKAGIHQILDPVAIKILQKTNIKTIIVNGYTPKNIQQAIEGQKIGTVIT, translated from the coding sequence ATGTTTATAGTAATACGTATCGGTGGCTCAGTCATCGCCTCCCCAACAAACCCGAAACTCATAAATCAATACATAAAACTTCTCAAACAACTCAGAAAAAAAAGCTACAAAATCATAACTGTAGTCGGCGGTGGTGCTCTAGCGCGGGAATTTATAAAGACAGCCAATCAACTGGGACTAAGCGAAGAGGCACAAGACTGGCTTGCCATAAAGGTCTCACGTCTTTACGCCCTACTTGTCACGTTGAAACTAAATAAGAACGGAACAAGGAATATACCTACCTCAATAAGCGAAGTTGTCAAAGCCTTAGAGAAAGATAAAATTGTGGTTATGGGTGGATTGAAACCAGGAATGACAACAGATACAGTTGCCGCTCTCATCGCCCAAAAAATAAAAGCGCAACTTCTTGTGAAAGCCACGGATCAGGATGGCATCTACAACAAAGACCCGAGAAAATATGAAGACGCGGAAAAACTAGATACAATAACATATCACGACCTAACACAACTCTTCGAACAAAACTGCCACAAAGCAGGGATACACCAAATTCTTGACCCAGTGGCCATCAAAATCCTACAGAAAACCAACATCAAAACCATCATAGTAAACGGCTACACCCCCAAAAATATCCAACAAGCCATAGAAGGCCAAAAAATCGGCACAGTAATCACATAA
- a CDS encoding nucleotidyltransferase domain-containing protein encodes MTKPIRHAERLEIHYNKQRWQQLKILRSKAINLMEILEKANLTTITHGSVARGDVTAKSDVDIFILNLPSSFRIEITLERADIQINRRLIIQATPYYAVKGYIEIDRQQAVSFPLVKMRRVERDFYRFGGEITLAMLREDRRVAGVDKRLMRIEPTDKGHIESGIVSREEETAKLLGISLETVLDRVHALLRRDKIGRTGVFIERELAPDETFEQTLKKLADTKPEVRRRLKFYEK; translated from the coding sequence ATGACTAAGCCAATCAGACACGCTGAACGCCTAGAAATCCACTACAATAAACAGCGATGGCAACAATTGAAGATACTACGTTCGAAAGCAATTAATCTAATGGAGATTTTGGAAAAGGCAAATCTAACCACAATCACTCACGGCAGCGTTGCGAGAGGAGATGTAACAGCTAAAAGCGACGTAGATATTTTCATACTCAACCTCCCCTCTTCTTTCAGAATCGAAATAACTCTCGAAAGAGCAGACATTCAGATAAACAGGCGATTAATTATACAAGCTACACCCTACTACGCGGTCAAAGGATACATCGAAATCGACAGACAACAGGCGGTTTCCTTTCCTCTCGTAAAAATGCGTCGAGTGGAAAGAGACTTTTACCGTTTTGGAGGAGAAATCACTCTTGCAATGCTAAGGGAAGACAGAAGAGTGGCGGGGGTTGACAAGAGACTCATGCGTATAGAGCCGACAGACAAGGGACACATTGAAAGCGGTATAGTCAGTCGAGAAGAGGAAACAGCCAAACTGTTAGGAATTTCTCTAGAGACCGTGTTGGACCGTGTGCATGCGCTTCTACGAAGAGATAAAATAGGCAGAACAGGCGTGTTTATCGAAAGAGAATTGGCGCCAGACGAAACTTTCGAGCAAACCCTAAAAAAGCTTGCCGATACAAAACCAGAAGTGCGACGGCGCTTGAAATTTTATGAAAAATAA
- a CDS encoding MBL fold metallo-hydrolase has protein sequence MTITQKRRTAGIRLLSDGFNVHLDPGPGGLVYSWKLGLDPQKIDGILVSHAHPDHYNDAEVLVEAMTRGTIRRRGVLAAARSVLRGGETAEVAISKYHQSLPERVVEVVAGEDFEVGGVRVVGAEARHSDVDAVGFRFETDVGSIGYTSDTEFFEGIERYYKGVRILILCVLRPSEEPWQGHMTTDDAMKIVSAVKPEFVVLTHFGMKMIFRGPVGEAKRVVKGTGVETVAARDGMELLVNDEIVVGNVGGEKRRRVGLDTFFRS, from the coding sequence GTGACTATTACACAGAAACGGCGGACTGCAGGAATCCGATTGTTGAGTGATGGATTCAATGTGCATTTAGATCCTGGGCCTGGGGGGCTTGTATATTCTTGGAAATTGGGGTTGGACCCACAGAAGATCGATGGGATTTTGGTTTCGCATGCTCATCCTGATCATTATAATGATGCTGAGGTTTTGGTTGAGGCGATGACTAGAGGGACTATTAGGCGGCGGGGTGTTTTGGCGGCGGCGAGAAGTGTGCTTAGAGGCGGTGAAACAGCTGAAGTGGCGATTTCAAAGTATCATCAAAGTTTGCCCGAGCGAGTCGTGGAGGTTGTGGCTGGGGAGGACTTTGAGGTTGGAGGTGTGAGGGTGGTGGGGGCTGAGGCGAGACATTCGGATGTGGATGCAGTTGGGTTTCGTTTTGAGACTGATGTGGGTAGCATTGGGTATACAAGTGACACTGAGTTCTTTGAGGGAATTGAGCGATATTATAAGGGTGTGCGAATATTGATTTTGTGTGTTTTGCGGCCAAGTGAGGAGCCGTGGCAGGGTCACATGACTACTGATGATGCGATGAAGATCGTGAGTGCTGTTAAGCCAGAGTTTGTGGTGTTGACGCATTTTGGGATGAAGATGATTTTTCGGGGTCCTGTTGGAGAGGCAAAGCGTGTGGTGAAAGGAACAGGTGTAGAGACGGTAGCGGCGAGGGATGGGATGGAGTTATTGGTGAATGATGAAATCGTAGTGGGAAATGTTGGTGGTGAGAAGCGGCGACGAGTCGGGTTAGACACGTTTTTTAGAAGTTAG
- a CDS encoding mRNA surveillance protein pelota has protein sequence MKILGKNFKKGIVKVVPKTLDDLWHLYNIIYMGDLVYARTTREVKVDGEYARPQKGKRVSVFLSIRVEDVFWDRSLDRLRVHGKIHEAPEDIAGRGAHHTLNIAVNKPITIVKDKWLKHQIDRLERARRFQAPPIVVVSIDSEEYCIAMIRQYGIDVRVESKASLPGKLEAEKRANALRNYFRKTLNALRTLWQSIHCSIVIIGVGFVKNQFVRYVKNEAPDIAQAVVDVKGVNSSGVAGIKEALRSGVLDKALKHVRIAEEAKVVEEVLARLGKEKGDVTYGLEQVEKAGTFGAVETLLVADFTIRDASDEKRLVLEKLMRDAEEKGGKIIVISVEHEAGQKLLALGGVAALLRFPVS, from the coding sequence TTGAAAATTTTAGGGAAGAACTTCAAGAAAGGCATCGTTAAAGTAGTGCCTAAAACGTTGGACGACTTGTGGCATTTATACAACATCATTTACATGGGCGACTTGGTGTATGCCCGAACAACTCGAGAAGTGAAGGTTGACGGAGAGTATGCAAGACCTCAAAAAGGCAAACGTGTTTCGGTTTTCCTTAGCATAAGAGTTGAAGACGTTTTTTGGGACCGTAGTTTAGACAGACTTCGAGTGCACGGCAAAATACACGAAGCACCGGAAGATATCGCTGGACGAGGCGCACACCACACATTGAACATAGCGGTGAACAAGCCGATAACGATAGTAAAGGACAAGTGGCTGAAGCATCAAATTGACCGTCTTGAAAGAGCTAGACGTTTCCAAGCACCACCTATCGTTGTTGTTTCGATTGATAGCGAAGAGTACTGTATCGCAATGATCAGGCAATATGGAATAGATGTACGAGTTGAAAGCAAAGCTAGCCTTCCAGGTAAGTTAGAAGCAGAGAAGAGAGCAAACGCTTTACGAAACTATTTTAGAAAAACATTGAACGCCTTGAGAACACTTTGGCAAAGTATTCATTGTTCAATCGTGATAATTGGAGTAGGCTTCGTCAAAAACCAATTCGTTAGATACGTGAAAAACGAGGCGCCAGACATTGCTCAAGCAGTGGTAGATGTAAAAGGTGTCAACAGCAGTGGAGTAGCAGGTATTAAGGAGGCTCTACGCTCCGGCGTGTTAGACAAAGCATTGAAGCATGTGCGCATTGCAGAAGAAGCTAAAGTTGTTGAAGAAGTGCTTGCAAGGCTTGGAAAAGAGAAAGGTGATGTAACATACGGCTTGGAGCAAGTAGAGAAAGCGGGCACGTTTGGAGCTGTTGAAACCCTTCTCGTGGCAGACTTTACCATAAGAGACGCTTCAGATGAAAAACGACTGGTTTTAGAGAAGTTGATGAGAGACGCTGAAGAAAAAGGCGGAAAAATTATCGTAATAAGTGTTGAACATGAAGCTGGTCAGAAACTGTTGGCTCTTGGAGGAGTTGCGGCACTTTTACGCTTTCCTGTTAGCTAA
- a CDS encoding tyrosine--tRNA ligase, translated as MLDIEEKLVLATRNTVEIITSDELRSLLETKTKPRAYWGFESSGLMHIGLGLVCGSKIKDMVEAGFHFVIFLADWHSWINNKLGGEMKNIHLCGEYFKECFTALGIKDVEYLWATDLAKDIEYWEKVVKIGKKASVQRIWRALPIMGREMNLSDVETAWLFYPCMQAADIFHMQLDVACAGMEQRKAHMLARDAAEKLGWQKPSCIHTPLLLGLKGPAESDRQLDDDVALNLKIVSKMSKSLPSTCIFVHDSPEDIKAKLKDAYCPPKQVSGNPVLEAAQLAVFSNANELTITRPPEYGCTEIFTNYVELEKAYREGKIHPLDLKNAVAEAVIQILEPVRTHFKKHPEKLEKMKKIEVTR; from the coding sequence ATGTTGGACATCGAAGAAAAACTCGTTCTTGCTACACGTAACACTGTGGAAATAATAACCTCCGATGAGCTGCGCTCCTTGCTTGAAACAAAAACTAAACCTCGCGCCTACTGGGGTTTCGAGTCCAGCGGGCTAATGCACATAGGGTTAGGTCTGGTATGCGGCTCAAAAATTAAAGACATGGTTGAAGCAGGCTTCCACTTCGTCATTTTCCTTGCAGATTGGCACTCATGGATCAACAATAAGCTCGGCGGCGAGATGAAAAACATACACTTGTGCGGAGAATACTTCAAAGAATGCTTCACCGCACTAGGCATAAAAGATGTTGAATACTTGTGGGCGACGGACCTCGCTAAAGATATCGAATACTGGGAAAAAGTTGTAAAAATAGGAAAAAAAGCCTCGGTTCAACGCATATGGAGAGCACTTCCTATCATGGGCAGGGAGATGAACCTTTCCGATGTTGAGACCGCTTGGCTGTTCTACCCATGTATGCAAGCCGCAGACATATTCCACATGCAGCTTGATGTAGCGTGTGCAGGCATGGAACAACGCAAAGCCCACATGCTCGCCCGCGACGCAGCAGAAAAATTAGGCTGGCAAAAACCATCGTGTATTCATACTCCATTACTTCTGGGACTCAAAGGACCCGCTGAAAGCGATAGGCAGCTTGACGATGATGTAGCGTTAAACTTGAAGATTGTCTCAAAAATGTCCAAGAGTCTACCGAGCACATGTATCTTCGTACACGACTCGCCAGAAGACATCAAAGCCAAGTTAAAGGATGCGTATTGCCCGCCAAAACAAGTAAGTGGCAATCCAGTGTTAGAAGCGGCGCAGCTCGCCGTGTTTAGCAATGCTAATGAGTTAACAATAACACGTCCACCTGAATATGGCTGTACCGAAATCTTTACCAACTACGTTGAACTCGAAAAAGCATATAGAGAAGGAAAAATTCATCCCTTGGACCTAAAAAACGCAGTCGCAGAAGCCGTAATACAAATATTAGAACCCGTTCGAACTCACTTCAAAAAGCATCCAGAAAAACTGGAGAAGATGAAGAAAATCGAAGTAACAAGGTAA
- the dnaG gene encoding DNA primase DnaG, which yields MGPSQSVTVKYVIRAKFEIEGVVEKSDVIGAVFGQTEGLFGPELDLRELQKSGRIGRIEINLQSKQDKTSGIIIIPTSLNRVSTAILAASIESINRVGPCNSKITLEKVEDIRDARRKLIIGRAKEILHQWNIESMPSTDEIFREVSETLRTAKVEKYGKEKLTAGPEIESAKEIIVVEGRADVLNLLRCGILNVIALEGARIPGTIIKLCKEKEATAFLDGDRGGDLILKELIQVTNTKYVTRAPSGMEVEELNCKELMTALDKKVPMERLKRRKERRRVLVPKQIVKVAKELESSLEAVLLNEKMEKMERLPVSELAEKLQQIEDIDTVVFDGVITQRLVDVASKKKVKYLVAARVSDVVTHPLNVHLITFADIQG from the coding sequence ATGGGACCATCACAAAGCGTTACAGTAAAGTATGTAATCCGTGCAAAATTTGAGATCGAGGGCGTTGTAGAAAAATCAGATGTTATTGGAGCAGTTTTCGGTCAAACAGAAGGCTTGTTTGGGCCAGAATTAGATTTGCGGGAACTGCAAAAATCCGGCAGAATTGGAAGGATCGAAATCAACCTACAATCAAAACAGGATAAAACATCTGGAATAATCATCATACCAACAAGCCTAAACCGCGTTTCCACAGCCATACTAGCTGCAAGCATAGAAAGCATCAACCGTGTAGGGCCATGCAACTCCAAAATCACTCTGGAAAAAGTTGAAGACATACGTGATGCAAGACGCAAACTCATCATAGGCCGCGCAAAAGAGATTCTTCACCAATGGAACATCGAATCTATGCCAAGCACAGACGAAATTTTTCGCGAAGTCTCAGAAACGCTACGAACGGCAAAAGTTGAAAAATATGGCAAAGAAAAACTCACTGCCGGACCTGAAATCGAAAGCGCAAAAGAGATAATTGTTGTTGAAGGCAGAGCTGACGTTCTCAATCTCTTGAGATGTGGAATACTGAACGTTATTGCCCTTGAAGGGGCTAGAATTCCAGGAACGATAATCAAACTATGTAAAGAAAAGGAAGCAACGGCGTTTCTAGACGGCGACCGTGGAGGAGACTTGATACTTAAAGAATTGATACAAGTAACTAACACAAAGTATGTTACACGGGCTCCTTCAGGAATGGAAGTTGAAGAGCTAAACTGCAAAGAACTCATGACAGCGCTTGACAAAAAGGTTCCTATGGAGCGACTGAAAAGGAGGAAGGAAAGACGCAGGGTGCTCGTTCCAAAGCAAATTGTCAAGGTTGCAAAGGAGTTAGAGAGCAGCTTGGAAGCGGTATTGCTTAATGAAAAGATGGAAAAAATGGAGCGCTTGCCAGTGAGTGAACTTGCAGAAAAGCTTCAGCAAATAGAAGACATAGATACTGTGGTTTTCGACGGCGTTATAACACAACGTTTAGTAGATGTCGCCAGTAAGAAGAAAGTCAAATACTTAGTGGCTGCACGTGTTTCAGATGTTGTTACGCACCCCTTAAATGTGCATCTTATCACTTTCGCTGATATTCAAGGTTAG
- the pheT gene encoding phenylalanine--tRNA ligase subunit beta, with protein sequence MPVITLDRERFSEFVGRKLTLAEMAKWLPWLGFDIEEVGEDNVKVEFNPNRIDFCSYSGIARAFNGLRGWEIGLPKYNVKSGRTVLNIDEAISEVRPFMLAAIVRDVKLDEEDVIDLMEMQEDLHWGVGRDRKKASIGVHNLDVINPPFTYTAVEPNSVKFVPLDKTEEMSPKEILENHEKGEAYRQLIDWAPKYPLLIDKDSKVLSMPPIINGELTRIDKQTENLFIDVTGTDYAAVEKSLNVLSTALSDMGGTIENVKVKYTDHTLFSPDLSPQKMKLRTAYANELLGLRLSESKIVDCLKKCRLGAKKLRKGVVEVMIPAYRIDVLHEVDLVEEVAIGYGYYKFKPTFPSSVTIGKQHPAFKTANMARQIMIGLGFTEAMNFTITNENLHYKKMRRKAEKSVKLANPVSTEFTMMRQDLLPSLMKNLADNKHESFPQKLFEVSDVVRLNSKQETRCERRLHLAAVSSHATANFTEIKSAVEALMANMGLNCWKIRETKHSSFIDGRAATISFKNKQIGMVGEVHPEVLNNFELENPTAAFEIDLETLID encoded by the coding sequence ATGCCGGTAATCACTTTAGACAGGGAAAGGTTCTCCGAGTTTGTGGGGCGAAAACTCACTCTTGCAGAAATGGCCAAATGGCTGCCTTGGCTAGGCTTCGACATAGAAGAAGTCGGAGAGGACAATGTAAAAGTGGAGTTCAACCCCAACCGTATCGACTTTTGCAGCTACTCTGGAATAGCTAGGGCTTTCAACGGGTTGAGAGGCTGGGAAATTGGGTTACCAAAATACAACGTGAAAAGCGGCAGAACAGTGCTCAACATCGACGAAGCAATCTCTGAGGTTAGACCTTTCATGCTAGCAGCGATTGTGCGTGACGTGAAGCTTGACGAAGAAGACGTTATTGACTTGATGGAAATGCAGGAGGACTTACACTGGGGCGTGGGTAGAGACCGCAAAAAAGCTTCCATAGGCGTGCACAACTTAGACGTAATCAACCCGCCTTTCACCTATACAGCGGTTGAGCCGAACAGCGTGAAATTTGTTCCGTTGGACAAGACTGAAGAGATGAGTCCAAAAGAAATTCTAGAAAACCACGAAAAAGGAGAAGCGTACAGACAGTTGATTGACTGGGCACCGAAATATCCTTTGTTAATTGATAAAGATAGTAAGGTGCTTTCTATGCCACCGATAATAAACGGCGAATTAACAAGAATCGACAAACAGACTGAAAACTTGTTCATCGACGTAACAGGAACAGATTATGCTGCAGTTGAAAAGAGCCTAAATGTTCTGTCCACAGCTCTCTCAGATATGGGAGGCACCATCGAGAACGTAAAAGTAAAATATACAGACCATACGCTGTTCTCACCTGATTTAAGCCCGCAGAAGATGAAGCTTCGAACAGCATATGCTAACGAGTTGTTGGGTCTTAGGCTTTCAGAATCAAAAATCGTTGATTGTTTAAAGAAGTGTAGGCTAGGAGCTAAGAAACTTCGGAAAGGCGTCGTTGAAGTGATGATTCCAGCTTATCGTATCGATGTTCTTCATGAAGTAGACTTGGTGGAAGAGGTGGCGATTGGCTATGGCTACTACAAGTTTAAACCCACTTTTCCATCCTCAGTCACCATCGGAAAACAGCACCCCGCCTTCAAAACCGCAAACATGGCAAGGCAAATCATGATAGGCTTGGGCTTCACAGAAGCCATGAATTTTACCATCACAAACGAAAACTTACACTATAAAAAGATGCGTAGAAAAGCCGAGAAATCTGTCAAGCTTGCCAACCCTGTCTCAACTGAATTCACAATGATGCGGCAAGATTTGCTGCCTAGCTTAATGAAAAACCTCGCGGACAACAAACATGAAAGTTTTCCCCAAAAACTCTTCGAAGTCTCAGATGTAGTGCGACTAAATAGCAAGCAAGAGACACGATGCGAAAGACGACTGCACCTAGCTGCAGTATCATCCCATGCAACCGCAAATTTTACCGAAATAAAATCTGCTGTAGAAGCGTTGATGGCAAACATGGGCTTAAACTGTTGGAAAATAAGAGAAACAAAGCATTCAAGCTTTATCGATGGAAGAGCCGCAACGATCAGTTTCAAGAACAAGCAGATAGGAATGGTTGGCGAAGTGCATCCAGAAGTCCTAAACAATTTCGAGCTAGAAAATCCTACCGCAGCCTTTGAAATAGACTTGGAGACATTGATAGACTAG